Proteins encoded within one genomic window of Lynx canadensis isolate LIC74 chromosome B2, mLynCan4.pri.v2, whole genome shotgun sequence:
- the LOC115513297 gene encoding olfactory receptor 14J1: MVNLTSMSGFLLMGFSENRKLQILYALLFLVTYLMALTGNLLIITVTTLDHRLQSPMYYFLKHLSVLDLCFISVTVPQCIANSLTNSGYISLGQCILQVFFFIALASSEVAILTVMSYDRYVAICRPLQYETIMDPCTCRHAVAAVWLAGGFSGLMHTAVNFSIPLCGERVIYQFFCDIPQMLKLACSHEFVNEIAVAAFTTSAAFICLVSIVLSYVHIFSVVLRIPSAEGRTKVFATCLPHLFVVTFFLSTAGFEFLRPPSDSQSAMDLMFSIFYTVIPPTLNPVIYSLRNEAMKAALRKVLSKGEVSPRKMYLKAIFKF, from the coding sequence ATGGTCAATTTGACCTCCATGAGTGGATTCCTCCTCATGGGGTTTTCTGAAAACCGAAAGCTTCAGATTTTATATGCATTGCTGTTTTTGGTGACATACCTGATGGCCTTGACAGGAAACCTCCTCATCATCACCGTGACCACGTTGGACCATCGCCTTCAGTCCCCCATGTATTACTTTTTGAAGCACCTCTCTGTCCTGGACCTCTGTTTCATCTCTGTCACAGTGCCTCAGTGCATTGCAAATTCACTTACAAACAGCGGTTACATTTCACTTGGTCAGTGCATCCTTCAGGTTTTCTTCTTCATAGCTCTGGCCTCATCAGAAGTGGCCATCCTCACCGTGATGTCTTACGACCGGTATGTCGCCATCTGTCGGCCCCTGCAGTATGAGACCATTATGGACCCCTGCACTTGTAGGCACGCCGTGGCAGCTGTGTGGCTTGCTGGGGGCTTCTCTGGGCTCATGCATACTGCTGTGAACTTCTCCATACCTCTCTGTGGGGAGAGAGTCATTTACCAGTTCTTCTGTGACATTCCTCAGATGCTGAAACTAGCTTGTTCTCATGAATTCGTCAATGAGATTGCAGTGGCTGCCTTCACAACTTCAGCAGCATTCATCTGCCTGGTGTCCATTGTGCTCTCCTACGTCCACATCTTCTCTGTCGTGCTGAGGATCCCATCAGCAGAGGGCCGGACCAAGGTCTTCGCCACCTGCCTACCACACCTGTTTGTAGTCACCTTCTTCCTCTCCACAGCAGGTTTTGAGTTTCTGCGGCCCCCTTCTGACTCCCAATCAGCTATGGACCTCATGTTTTCCATATTCTACACGGTGATACCACCCACACTCAATCCGGTTATCTACAGTTTACGCAATGAAGCCATGAAGGCCGCTCTGAGGAAGGTGCTGTCAAAAGGAGAAGTTTCCCCAAGAAAGATGTATTTAAAggccatttttaaattctaa